A segment of the Lycium ferocissimum isolate CSIRO_LF1 chromosome 5, AGI_CSIRO_Lferr_CH_V1, whole genome shotgun sequence genome:
ACCgaaccggaaaaaaaaaaaaccgacttaTTCGTGGCTTGATCggtttggtttttaaatttaaaaaccgactataTTCCGTTTTGCTGGTTTCAAGTctaaaaaccgaaccaaaccgactttatatattatttaaaaaaattaagtttgtatatatatatgtgtatgtattttaatttttttttttatgagaacattacaatttatattatgtttttatacCTTTAACATGCTTTTTAATTAAACTAATTGCTCTAACGTTTCGCAATACTACCAATTTGTTTTGTGCTTGCTCTGATCGTTCTTGGCAATACTACCCATTGCTAAGAATAAGTATGCTCCCGAGTTAGTTTTTGTGAGTGAGTGTTCTTGGCAATACTATTTCACATGAGTTTAAATTTAGATAGTGACTATAATGTATTTTTAAACcgacaaaaccgaaaaaaaaccGATAAAACCGACAAAATCGAACAGTAAAAAACCGATATAGTTTGGTTTACTTGGTTCGACACCAATAACCGACTCAATCGTCGTTATTTTTTACATAAAAAAAGACCAAAAGAAGCACTCACGGTAACAATGGAATATANNNNNNNNNNNNNNNNNNNNNNNNNNNNNNNNNNNNNNNNNNNNNNNNNNNNNNNNNNNNNNNNNNNNNNNNNNNNNNNNNNNNNNNNNNNNNNNNNNNNTCACAAAGTAGACATATTTTCTGGGCCAAAACCCAAATAGTACTGTTgttcttgttctaacaattaAATGTGCTAACAGAAGTGCATGAAATAAAGATGGCATACACAATCCACTCAGATCTAGTGTTTCCAAAGATATTGTACTATTCGGCTCCTATATGGCTATATTAGCTCAAAAAGGTCCCGCAGAGAAGTAAATTTTGATTGTGCCAAAAGTTGGTTACCTTTTCCTGCAACAATCCCACTTTATCTGTTAAGAAACAGTGTTCTGCTTCAAGCATCTCCCTCTCCACTTCAATGCCTTTTGAAGCCACTAACTACAAATAAtcatcaaaaagaaaagaattagaagaTAGGGAAAGGAAAACTTAGTTATCTTAGAGAAAGTAATCTGCTTAAAGACAAAGAAAAGCCGGCATTACTTACGTTAACACCACTTCCCCGTGTCCTAGATATCTTCCTTCTCAATTCTGCAAGACAAGAAGATTGTTAAAAAGCTTCAGTTATCTCTTTCTTGTGAAGAAAACCTATCTTCgcaaaagaaaaacatttttacaaaaaaattgtcagtttcaattttttgtgttttcattttttcccaCCAATGGATCTGATTCAAGAAATAGATGAACTGATCTACAGAAGCTGACTAGAAAACTGGCCTCCTGTCCTGTGAATCATTAAATCAACCAGCCACCTATATTGCAATGCAATTTGTACAATGTTGATGTCTCAAGCAGGAAATGCCACAAATTGACGTACTGTACCTTGCAGACTTTGACAACACAAGTTGTCTGAAattcatattatcacacataacCAAAGAtgtgtttaatttttaaatgcACATCCAATACAAGTATGGGTAATGCATTTTTCCTGATTAGTGCGAAGTAAAAAATGTGACAAGATAACAACTTCTGACTCGGTCAAAGATACCAAAAGCAGACCTTCATAAGCCGCTTCTTTTAACTCAATTTGTTGGCGTAGTTCAGCAACCTGACTAACCTGAAGCATTAACATTAAACACTAGTGAATAAAATGCTTTTATTAACAGTTCTGATTCCTAAGCATATTCAATCAGAAATAGTAATCTCTGAAGTTGAAAAATTAATTGATTCATATTAAAAACCAAATTAGTAATACTTTCTTTAAGCTGCTTTGttcttttagaaagaaaaaatagggGAGGAGTACGATATCAAGGTACAAATAACATATGAGGTCTTGGCTCACTTGCTCAAAACGACATATTGTCTTTCTAGGTGAGGCATGAACTCACTTATTTGTTCCTTCATTTATGTATGTCAGCAACaaccactttttttttgggacaaaatgTATTGGCAACAACCTGAAGTGACACCGCTGCATCCCCTCCCTCCCcgaaaggaaataaaaaagagaacatAGATACTCGACAGGACCAAGGTAGAGGGCTGCAAAACAAATCAGCTACAACTAAGGAGTTATAAATATTCTTTACTTATGAAACCACATCGCTGCAATGCTATTAACACCCAAAAAATGCGACAGAAAATGTGTTATAACTGTTTTCTTGTCGTAGAAGCAGAGTACAGCACGATTTCCAAATTCTGCTGAAACAAGTGTTAATATTTCATATACCTCTACTTCAAGATTCCGTTGAACAGCAGCGAGAGACCTTGCAAGTTCAGCATTTACAGTCTGCAAGAAATAGCTACAGtgttaaatattcattttcGAAGGGATGCTTTAGCCATAATATTTATGCAAGCCCTATCCTGCTTGCCCAACAACTGAACGTAAAACATGTACAAGCAGAATGGTTAAGCAGATTTCAAAGTACCTCAAGCTTTGCTAATCGTTTAAGAGTTTCCATTCTAGTACTATTATGTTTCCGTTTCTCCAACTCAACAGCTTCCATTGTTTCCATCATGTTCGTCTGTAACTCAGAAGCCTATAACAAAAGAAGTAGGCATAAGGATGGCAGTTGGCCATAACATTGAATTGTCTTATAATTCTATTTGTGACGAATGTAGGTGGACATACTAGGGAGAAGTACAACCAAGACTAAGAAACATCAGCCTTTCTGTGGACATTACAAAGGAAACTGATTTATGCACGGAAAGAGCAACTTAGTGATTGAAGATTTATTCTCAAAAGATTTACTACTAGCTAAGCCAGCGTGGAATAAGCAGAATAATTCtttattgttcttcttttccaacttttatttTAACAAGAACAACCAAAAAGTTGATGAAACAAGTTCTCAGGAGACTAGGGAAAACGTATGATCAGATCAATGCACAATATAAATGAAGTTCAGAACTTCAATCTGGTAATTGAAAGTGTTATGGGAAATGATCAAGAACACAACTAAATGTCTAAGCCTATCAAGTTAGTATGCCCATGTGGTTTGATTAAAAAATGGTCCAAATTTTACTTCAACACCAGAGACTTTTGTATCCCTTCCAGAAGAAAGTTAAAAGAAACCTATCAAAAATGGACAAATTTCCAGTCAAATTTATGTATAGAGGTTGACGCCTCTTCTGAAAGACTTTCTTGTGCCAAATGCACATTTTATCTTTAGCTCCAGAACAACAAACAGATTACTGCCATTACTTATTAAGAAAAAATGTTTATTGCTGCAAAGTCTGTATGATCTTGAGTCAGGAACTGCTTGCTCATGTGGTTGGGGGAGGTCAAATCCTTTCCTAGATAGCAAGCCAATTTTCTATTAAATAAAACTACAGAAAAGGGTCATATTTGCCCTTGTACTCTTAGAAATAAGCTACATTTGCCCTTTGTTAtacttttttgatatatttgcccTTTCCATCCTACTTTAGGGTCATATTTACCCTTGTCATCCAACATTAGGGTCATATTTACCCCTCATCAGTTAAATACAATGTCCCCACTTAAATTTTCCTACGTGGCACATTTGTTTCAAACTAAATCTACTCACTCATTTAAACTCTTCTAACCCATCCACACGACCCACTAAAATATTAAAACCCAAAAGTTTCATTGTTCATCCATGGTGGACTTTCATTCAACAGTAATAGACTATGTTTTGAACAATTAAAGGTCTAATATTCGAATTTACAGAAAACTGTTAATGGGTTGGTATTTGGTATTTCAGTATTGACAACTATATGTACTTCAACAATTGCACAAAAAACGTGTAATATCAACTAGATTTTCTAGACAGGATTTTCATGGTATATTCAAGTTGCCAAGTCATTGGCTGCATCACGGGTGAAAAGCTAAGAAATAATTTGTTTAGTCAATGCCTAAGTGGTCACCCACATCTTTTACATTTTCTGGTTTAAGTGAGAGTTGAATTTGCCCAAATCAAACATTACTAACACCCAAACTGCATATATCTAGAAATAATTGCACATCTTGAATGTTAAGATCTTTAATTGTTCAAAACATAGTCTATTACTACTGAGTATTGAATGAAAATCCATCATGGATAAACAATGAAACTTTTggaatttaatattttagtggGTCGGTGGGTCGGGCGGACGGGTTAAAAGAGCTTAAATGGGTGAGTAGATTTAGTTGGAAAATAAATGTGCCATGTAGGCGCAACATAGGAAAATTTAGGTGGAGACATTGAATTTAACTGATGAGGGATAACTATGACTCTAAAGTTGGATGACAAGGGTAAATCaaaaaagtataacgaagggcaaATATAGCTTATTTCTAAAAGTACAAGGGCAAATATAACCCTGTTCCGATAAAACTATGATTTCCAACACAAGTTAAAACCAGGAAAGTAAACTATTCCaaataacaacaataaacaGAAAGATCAAGTATTTACCTCTTGAACTTGTTGTTTGGCCCGCTCTTCAAGTATTTTTTCTAAGCTCTGTTTCTCCCCTTCCAATTTAGCAACCTTGTTCTCACGTTCTTTTATAGCTTCCATTGCTTTTGCAGCCGCTTTTTCAGCCAGGATCTGTtgccttcttcttctcctttcttctctttcaCGTTCACTTTCCGAGTCTGATGAAGATGTTGAATCTGTCTCAGAATCAGACTCTGCATTACTAGGTGAAGAAGAGCTCATCTTCAGAGAAGTCAAACTTGGAGAGTCCATTTTTGGTCTGTCAACCGTAGCCTTCACAGGCCTAATCCTCTGATTATCATCCAGCTGATTCTTTATGTCCAACTCCTTATCAAGAGTGGAAGACCCAGGTACAATGCCAAGGCTCTTATCTTCAGAACGACTATTCACTAGAGACTTCTCTACGTCCTTAAGAACCTCCAAACCTTCATTCTTTACTTCAATTTGTTCATCCTTATTTCCACGGAAGGACTTCACATCCTCGTGTTTCCGATGACGGTCCCCTTTTCCCAAACCTTCCCCATCACTTTTGAGTTCAACATTTGAAGTTCTAGCTTTTCTGTCTAACCTTCTACTGTTTACCTCATTCTCTGAATGAATATTTGATCCTTTAACACTCTTAACAACCTTTTGAGGTTTCTGGCTCTGTTTCCCTCCTACAGCTGGCAAATTTGACCCGGAGCCCAAACTCTTTTGCTTTCTACCATCATTCCGACCACTACGGGTACTTCCCACTCCATTACTACCAGTAGTCGCCCCAGCAGTGGAACTCGGTGCACTTAGCAATTCAGTCCAATCATTATCAGTAAGCGCATTGGTAGTGGACTTGGGGCTCGAATCTATTGGCGTCGCAGCTCCCTTATGTACCGAATCTATTGGCGTCACAGCTCCCTTATGTACCGAATCTATTGGCGTCACAGCTCCCTTATGTACCGAATCTATTGGCATCACAGTTTCCTTATGTACCTTATAACTATTATTCCTGCCAAAGCTATTGCTCTTATCCAGGCTAATAGAAGATGAATTACGATCATATTTGGATTTCTGGATTAAATCATTTGTTTCGAGGCTTTTCTTCTTGAACTGGTCCTTAAGTGGCTTGTTTTCATTCGTTTTGGCTATGTTTTCGCGATCTATATCATCAGATAGCTGCTTCTCACTCTTACGAAGTGAATCAGCTGCTTGTTGATCTATCTGAACCACTCGAACATATATTTAGGGAAAATCAATTAGATAAGTACCAAGTAGTAGTAAGTAATACTAGAGCAAAAATGTAGAATTAATTTCAATAAATCCCTAAGAAACATATAATCAATGAGTGAATCCCCTGCTTGTTGATCCATCTGAACCACTCGAATAATAAACATGAGGGAAACGCAATTAGATAACTCCTACAGTAAATACTAAG
Coding sequences within it:
- the LOC132055569 gene encoding golgin candidate 2; its protein translation is MAHWISSKLKVAENLLHQIDQQAADSLRKSEKQLSDDIDRENIAKTNENKPLKDQFKKKSLETNDLIQKSKYDRNSSSISLDKSNSFGRNNSYKVHKETVMPIDSVHKGAVTPIDSVHKGAVTPIDSVHKGAATPIDSSPKSTTNALTDNDWTELLSAPSSTAGATTGSNGVGSTRSGRNDGRKQKSLGSGSNLPAVGGKQSQKPQKVVKSVKGSNIHSENEVNSRRLDRKARTSNVELKSDGEGLGKGDRHRKHEDVKSFRGNKDEQIEVKNEGLEVLKDVEKSLVNSRSEDKSLGIVPGSSTLDKELDIKNQLDDNQRIRPVKATVDRPKMDSPSLTSLKMSSSSPSNAESDSETDSTSSSDSESEREREERRRRRQQILAEKAAAKAMEAIKERENKVAKLEGEKQSLEKILEERAKQQVQEASELQTNMMETMEAVELEKRKHNSTRMETLKRLAKLETVNAELARSLAAVQRNLEVEVSQVAELRQQIELKEAAYEELRRKISRTRGSGVNLVASKGIEVEREMLEAEHCFLTDKVGLLQEKVTNFWHNQNLLLCGTFLS